From a single Anaerolineales bacterium genomic region:
- a CDS encoding PHP domain-containing protein has protein sequence MKTFRADLHVHTVLSPCAEVEMIPPLIVREALQRKIDIIAVTDHNASANVPAVQKAADGTGLTVLPGMEVQSREDVHLLCLFASLPDLETWQREVDLSLPDTKNNVDLFGEQYVIDESGEFIRSEERMLLTSTRFSIDEIFTRVKQLGGLVIPAHVDRTSFGLFPTLGFLSEDWDITALEISRHTTPDELHKQYPSSIGHPLIQSGDVHRLNEFLGTTLFEITTPTLSEIRMAFIGENGRKVCLERKLFA, from the coding sequence ATGAAAACCTTTCGCGCCGATCTGCACGTCCACACCGTCCTCTCGCCCTGTGCCGAGGTCGAAATGATTCCGCCGCTGATCGTGCGCGAAGCGCTTCAACGAAAGATCGACATCATCGCCGTCACCGACCACAACGCCAGCGCGAACGTGCCCGCCGTGCAAAAAGCGGCGGACGGAACGGGCTTGACCGTCCTGCCCGGCATGGAAGTGCAATCCCGCGAGGATGTCCATTTGCTCTGTCTCTTCGCTTCACTACCGGACCTTGAAACCTGGCAGCGCGAAGTTGACCTTTCCCTGCCCGATACAAAAAACAACGTCGATCTTTTTGGAGAACAATATGTAATAGATGAAAGCGGTGAATTCATCCGCAGTGAAGAACGGATGCTGCTGACATCCACGCGTTTTTCGATAGACGAGATCTTCACGCGCGTGAAACAACTCGGCGGACTCGTCATCCCTGCCCATGTAGACCGGACTTCCTTTGGTCTCTTCCCCACTCTTGGTTTCCTCTCCGAGGATTGGGACATCACCGCGCTGGAAATCTCCCGTCACACCACGCCCGATGAATTGCATAAGCAATACCCATCTTCCATCGGTCACCCGCTCATTCAAAGCGGAGATGTGCATCGATTGAACGAATTTTTAGGCACAACCCTGTTCGAAATCACCACGCCGACGCTTTCGGAAATCCGCATGGCATTTATTGGCGAAAACGGAAGGAAAGTATGTCTTGAAAGGAAGTTATTTGCCTGA
- a CDS encoding cytochrome b5 domain-containing protein produces the protein MNIPNRVISLAELKRNTGERGTRKFIAHQGIVYDVTDCPKWRLDMHEWLHFPGQDLTSELPEAPHKEEVFKHDCVIIVGRLES, from the coding sequence ATGAACATCCCAAACCGCGTTATTTCGCTTGCCGAACTGAAACGCAATACCGGCGAGCGCGGCACGCGTAAATTCATCGCCCATCAAGGCATCGTATATGATGTGACCGACTGCCCGAAGTGGCGGCTGGACATGCACGAGTGGCTGCACTTTCCCGGACAGGACCTGACCAGCGAACTGCCCGAAGCGCCGCACAAGGAAGAAGTTTTCAAGCATGATTGCGTGATAATCGTTGGAAGGTTGGAAAGTTGA
- a CDS encoding NAD(P)H-dependent oxidoreductase subunit E, which yields MTRLLKEIATNDPLNVQEQKSIIDGIIAANKERPGAVMLVLNEVQGKIGHVSPAMQAYIARELKVPLGQVHGVVTFYSFFRTRPHGKHTIKFCLGTACYVAGVPQLVEKAKQMLNIGLGETTPDGQITLEECRCVGACSQAPVVVVNEEVQGKLRPNKFPQLLKKVQG from the coding sequence ATGACACGACTACTTAAGGAAATCGCAACCAACGACCCGCTCAATGTTCAGGAGCAAAAGTCCATCATTGACGGCATCATCGCTGCAAACAAGGAACGCCCCGGCGCGGTGATGCTGGTGCTGAATGAAGTGCAAGGGAAAATCGGACACGTCTCCCCCGCCATGCAGGCATACATCGCGCGCGAATTGAAGGTGCCGCTTGGGCAGGTGCACGGCGTGGTGACGTTCTATTCCTTCTTCCGAACCCGCCCGCACGGCAAGCACACCATCAAGTTCTGTCTGGGAACTGCCTGTTACGTGGCAGGCGTTCCGCAATTGGTGGAAAAAGCCAAGCAGATGCTGAACATCGGATTGGGCGAAACCACCCCCGACGGGCAGATCACGCTCGAAGAATGCCGCTGTGTTGGCGCATGCAGTCAGGCGCCTGTGGTGGTGGTCAATGAAGAAGTGCAAGGCAAACTGCGCCCGAACAAATTCCCGCAACTGCTGAAAAAGGTGCAGGGATAA
- a CDS encoding (2Fe-2S) ferredoxin domain-containing protein, whose amino-acid sequence MPAIKSLEELKRVREEALAKKQLKATPGHIQVIVAMGTCGIAAGARDTMKSVLNFIETEHLSGVTVTQTGCMGMCEQEPIMQVVIGDQPKVVYGKVNAEVASQIMKQHVQNGSPVKDYVLPL is encoded by the coding sequence ATGCCTGCAATCAAATCACTGGAAGAATTAAAACGCGTGCGCGAAGAGGCGCTTGCGAAGAAGCAATTGAAAGCCACGCCCGGTCATATTCAAGTGATCGTGGCGATGGGCACCTGCGGGATTGCCGCCGGCGCGCGCGACACGATGAAAAGCGTGCTGAACTTCATCGAGACCGAACACCTGAGCGGCGTGACCGTGACCCAGACGGGCTGCATGGGCATGTGCGAACAGGAGCCGATCATGCAAGTCGTCATCGGCGACCAGCCCAAGGTCGTGTATGGCAAGGTCAACGCGGAAGTTGCCAGCCAGATCATGAAACAGCATGTGCAGAATGGAAGCCCTGTAAAAGACTACGTCCTGCCTTTATAA
- a CDS encoding GNAT family N-acetyltransferase gives MLVEKTNRGGYPQLSGLGLFQLSKPSKYFPLPHLTAFHSNHSYLSGFLAHRDSLEDVMHHIFEYLIAQSHKWHALVIHDHLREGISATTEIETAKQLGARWTGYRKWNRAALQPQKSQDDLSSNLSKNTRKSFKRRMRRLEELGKVDWKVYRGDSLDSCILDRFMDLEHLGWKGQQRTSILSNLVDKNFFLEMMAGFNKAEKAFATELILNDQTISSTVNFVSGNAGFAFKIGWDPAYSKFSPGILNEIKWLECNDEFINGLQFIDSGSSEDAAYINSLWTDQRAMESGVYALTGAGKLALPLVSMAARAKNILKRKGDPRKKTGD, from the coding sequence GTGCTCGTTGAAAAAACAAACAGGGGAGGCTACCCGCAGCTATCGGGGCTTGGGCTGTTCCAGTTATCCAAACCATCCAAATATTTTCCGCTTCCACATCTGACAGCATTCCACTCCAATCATTCATATCTTTCAGGCTTCCTTGCGCACCGCGATTCACTCGAAGATGTTATGCATCACATCTTCGAGTACCTGATCGCGCAAAGCCATAAGTGGCACGCCCTGGTCATTCATGACCATCTCCGTGAGGGCATATCTGCAACGACAGAAATAGAAACAGCCAAACAATTAGGCGCGCGCTGGACAGGCTACCGAAAATGGAACCGTGCCGCCCTGCAACCCCAAAAGAGCCAAGACGACTTAAGTTCGAATCTAAGCAAAAACACCAGAAAATCCTTTAAACGCAGAATGAGACGGCTGGAAGAACTCGGCAAGGTGGACTGGAAGGTGTACCGCGGCGATAGCCTGGACTCTTGCATATTAGACAGGTTCATGGATCTTGAGCACCTAGGATGGAAAGGACAGCAGCGGACTTCCATATTATCAAACCTTGTCGATAAGAATTTTTTCCTGGAAATGATGGCTGGCTTCAACAAGGCGGAAAAAGCATTTGCAACTGAATTGATCCTGAACGATCAAACGATCTCATCCACGGTCAATTTTGTCTCCGGCAACGCCGGCTTCGCATTCAAGATCGGCTGGGACCCGGCATATTCCAAATTTTCGCCCGGCATTCTGAACGAGATCAAGTGGCTGGAGTGCAATGATGAGTTCATCAATGGGCTTCAGTTCATCGACAGCGGCTCATCTGAAGATGCCGCATATATCAACAGCCTGTGGACCGATCAAAGAGCCATGGAGTCGGGCGTATATGCGCTTACAGGTGCGGGAAAACTCGCACTACCATTGGTCAGCATGGCAGCCAGGGCAAAAAATATCCTGAAGAGAAAAGGCGACCCTCGTAAAAAAACAGGGGATTAA
- a CDS encoding ATP-binding protein — protein sequence MREIALHLLDIAENSVSAGGRNIRMDVLENLQDDLLNVSVTDDGRGMDEETAKRVLDPFYTTRTTRKVGLGIPLLKLAAESSGGGLSLETESGKGTRIEATFRHSHIDRMPLGDVGMTMLTLLVSYPHVNWTFHYEVNGKDGNRQFLLDDKEIKSALGDVPLTEPDVLKFLRGMIEEGIASVTPETVA from the coding sequence ATGCGCGAGATCGCCCTGCACCTGCTGGACATTGCGGAGAACAGCGTTTCGGCTGGGGGACGAAATATCCGCATGGACGTGCTGGAGAATTTGCAGGATGACCTGCTGAACGTCTCCGTCACGGACGACGGCAGGGGCATGGACGAGGAAACCGCGAAGCGCGTGCTCGACCCGTTCTACACCACGCGCACCACACGCAAGGTCGGGCTGGGGATCCCGCTCTTGAAACTGGCGGCGGAAAGCTCGGGCGGAGGCTTAAGCCTGGAAACAGAATCAGGCAAAGGCACGCGTATCGAAGCGACGTTCCGCCACAGTCACATCGACCGCATGCCGCTGGGCGACGTCGGAATGACGATGCTCACCCTGCTGGTCTCGTATCCGCATGTGAATTGGACCTTTCATTACGAAGTCAACGGGAAGGACGGAAATCGTCAATTCCTGCTGGATGATAAAGAAATCAAATCGGCGCTGGGCGATGTCCCGCTGACCGAGCCGGATGTTTTGAAATTTTTGCGCGGCATGATCGAAGAAGGAATCGCTTCGGTCACGCCCGAAACTGTTGCTTGA
- a CDS encoding alpha-glucosidase gives MTSTKWWQTAVFYQIYPRSFADGNGDGIGDFKGITEKLDYLTSLGVDALWLSPHFPSPNWDCGYDISDYCNVAPEYGTMQDFNHFLFEVHKRNMRVILDLVLNHTSDEHPWFKESKSSRDNPKADWYVWTDTPPNNWQSCFDGDAWTYVPERDQYYYHYFMKQQPDLNWHNPAVKQAMWDAVRFWLDLGVDGFRLDAIGTIFEDANLTPHNVPMNLAELRRFSELAKTPKEIKLKDKYWHDMFKNQWGQPGVHELMKELRTILDEYDGDRMLVGEDDNIDYMGNGKDELHLVFNFPLMRTERITPDHVRKNQRDRIKQLDALKKERGWACNTLGNHDCSRVYTRFGDRLHDTELARLHAALVLTLKGTPFLYNGEEIGMTDYMLTDISHVKDTMGSWYYHAIVTEMGVHPEEAMLRTAEMTRDKNRTPMQWSNNPNGGFCPASVEPWLPVNPNYQNGINVTDQEKNPSSLLNYYKHLLFVRKSSAALQTGEYIPLHPSAKEYFAFLRQSSGQTVLVVLNFSEQALELDFSKTKEIKKHSLRLLFSSAERRGGELAPQFKVAPFEVFIAEVTR, from the coding sequence ATGACATCTACAAAATGGTGGCAGACCGCAGTGTTCTATCAGATCTATCCGCGCTCGTTCGCAGACGGCAACGGCGACGGCATCGGCGATTTCAAAGGCATCACCGAAAAATTGGATTATCTCACCAGTCTCGGCGTGGATGCGCTCTGGCTGTCGCCGCACTTCCCCTCCCCCAACTGGGATTGCGGTTACGACATCTCCGATTACTGCAACGTCGCACCTGAGTATGGCACCATGCAGGACTTCAATCACTTCCTGTTCGAGGTGCACAAACGCAATATGCGCGTCATTCTGGACCTGGTGCTGAATCACACGTCGGACGAACATCCATGGTTCAAGGAATCCAAATCCAGCCGAGACAATCCGAAAGCCGACTGGTACGTCTGGACGGACACACCGCCGAACAACTGGCAATCGTGCTTTGACGGCGACGCATGGACCTATGTCCCTGAGCGTGACCAGTACTACTATCACTACTTCATGAAGCAGCAACCCGACCTGAACTGGCACAATCCTGCAGTCAAGCAAGCCATGTGGGACGCGGTCCGCTTCTGGCTCGACCTCGGCGTGGACGGTTTCCGCCTCGATGCCATCGGCACGATCTTTGAAGATGCCAACCTGACGCCGCACAACGTCCCGATGAATCTGGCGGAACTGCGCCGCTTCTCCGAACTGGCAAAAACACCGAAAGAGATCAAACTCAAGGATAAATACTGGCACGACATGTTCAAGAACCAATGGGGACAGCCCGGCGTCCACGAGTTGATGAAGGAACTGCGCACCATCCTCGACGAATACGATGGCGACCGCATGTTGGTCGGCGAGGACGACAATATCGACTACATGGGAAACGGAAAGGACGAACTGCATCTGGTCTTCAACTTTCCGCTCATGCGCACCGAGCGCATCACACCGGACCATGTCCGCAAGAATCAAAGGGACCGGATCAAGCAGTTGGACGCGCTCAAGAAGGAACGCGGCTGGGCATGCAACACACTCGGCAATCACGACTGTTCGCGCGTGTACACCCGCTTCGGTGACAGGCTTCACGACACGGAGTTGGCACGTCTGCACGCCGCGCTTGTGTTGACGTTGAAAGGCACGCCCTTCCTCTACAACGGCGAAGAGATCGGCATGACCGATTACATGCTGACCGATATCTCACATGTCAAAGACACGATGGGTTCATGGTATTACCATGCCATTGTCACCGAGATGGGCGTGCACCCCGAAGAAGCCATGCTCCGTACCGCCGAAATGACGCGCGACAAGAACCGCACGCCGATGCAGTGGTCCAATAATCCCAACGGCGGGTTTTGCCCCGCCAGCGTGGAACCGTGGCTGCCCGTCAACCCGAATTACCAGAACGGCATCAACGTAACGGATCAGGAGAAAAACCCGAGTTCCCTGCTCAATTACTATAAACACCTCCTGTTTGTCCGCAAATCGTCGGCTGCCCTGCAAACGGGAGAGTACATTCCGCTTCATCCATCCGCAAAGGAATATTTCGCCTTTCTGCGTCAATCCAGCGGACAGACCGTTTTGGTCGTGTTGAATTTCTCTGAACAGGCGCTCGAACTGGATTTCTCCAAAACAAAGGAGATCAAGAAGCACAGCCTACGCCTGCTCTTCTCCAGTGCGGAACGGCGCGGCGGCGAATTGGCTCCGCAGTTCAAGGTTGCTCCGTTCGAAGTCTTCATCGCGGAAGTGACCCGATGA
- a CDS encoding NADH-quinone oxidoreductase subunit NuoF: MAFYRSHVLVCVDPECLAKGAHDVVDAMQDELVAQGLLDEIQVLETSRIGGCSDGPEMMVYPEGVHYVGMTADDIPYLVEEHFLKGRIVEKFREVTKVVVDEELGPLRPKEVRVVLRNCGEIDPMNIEDYLAVDGYQALGKVIGGMTPEQVIDEVTKSGLRGRGGAGFPAGRKWGLTRQVEDSPKYMVCNADEGDPGAFMNRRVLEGDPHSVIEGMIIGAYATGASFGYIYCRAEYPLAVETLNLALTQAREFGFLGKNILGTDFNFDLEVRVGAGAFVCGEETALMASIMGMRGEPRPRPPFPSVQGVWGKPTNNNNVETYANVPQIILNGADWYASMGTERSKGTKTFAVGGNVAKPGLIEVPMGITLREIIFDVAGGIKDGRQFKAVQTGGPMGGCLTEKHLDLPLDYEALSQAGSMMGSGGLVVMDENSCMVDIARFFMDFTQAESCGKCVPCRIGTRRILELLQKMCDGKGQPGDIEKLEELCHEVAKNSLCGLGQGAPNPVLSTLAHFRHEYEAHVYEKRCPAKVCRPLIRYEIEESCTGCMVCARNCPVEAISGERRQQHVIDQNICIRCGICMQVCNFNSVAVES, from the coding sequence ATGGCGTTTTACCGTTCTCATGTATTGGTATGTGTAGACCCTGAGTGCCTTGCGAAAGGCGCGCATGACGTCGTGGATGCGATGCAGGATGAACTCGTCGCGCAGGGCTTGCTCGACGAAATCCAGGTTTTGGAAACATCGCGCATCGGCGGATGCTCCGATGGACCTGAGATGATGGTGTATCCCGAGGGTGTGCATTACGTCGGCATGACTGCCGACGATATTCCGTATCTCGTTGAGGAACATTTCCTAAAAGGGCGTATCGTCGAAAAATTCCGCGAGGTGACCAAGGTCGTTGTGGACGAGGAACTCGGTCCGCTGCGCCCGAAGGAAGTGCGCGTTGTGCTGCGCAACTGCGGCGAGATCGACCCGATGAATATCGAGGATTATCTTGCCGTGGACGGCTATCAGGCACTCGGCAAGGTCATCGGCGGGATGACGCCCGAGCAAGTCATTGATGAAGTGACCAAATCCGGTCTGCGCGGACGAGGCGGCGCAGGCTTCCCCGCCGGACGCAAATGGGGACTCACCCGGCAGGTGGAAGACAGCCCGAAGTACATGGTCTGCAATGCAGATGAAGGCGACCCGGGCGCGTTCATGAACCGCCGCGTACTGGAAGGCGATCCACATTCCGTGATCGAAGGCATGATCATCGGTGCGTATGCCACCGGAGCAAGTTTCGGCTATATCTACTGCCGCGCGGAATATCCGCTGGCGGTGGAAACGCTCAATCTGGCGCTCACACAGGCGCGCGAGTTCGGCTTCCTTGGGAAGAACATCCTTGGCACGGATTTCAACTTCGACCTTGAAGTGCGCGTCGGCGCGGGGGCGTTCGTGTGCGGTGAAGAAACCGCGCTGATGGCGTCCATCATGGGCATGCGCGGAGAGCCGCGCCCACGCCCGCCGTTCCCCTCGGTGCAAGGCGTGTGGGGCAAACCCACGAATAACAATAACGTCGAGACGTATGCCAATGTGCCGCAGATCATTTTGAACGGCGCGGACTGGTACGCCAGCATGGGCACGGAACGCTCGAAAGGCACCAAGACCTTCGCGGTCGGCGGAAACGTCGCCAAGCCCGGTCTGATCGAAGTGCCGATGGGCATCACCCTGCGCGAGATCATCTTCGACGTGGCAGGCGGCATCAAGGATGGCAGGCAATTCAAAGCGGTACAGACGGGCGGTCCGATGGGCGGCTGTCTCACCGAGAAACATCTCGACCTGCCGCTGGATTACGAGGCGTTGTCTCAGGCTGGTTCGATGATGGGATCGGGCGGCTTGGTCGTGATGGATGAAAATTCCTGCATGGTGGACATTGCCCGCTTCTTCATGGACTTTACGCAGGCGGAATCCTGCGGGAAGTGTGTCCCCTGCCGCATCGGGACACGCCGCATCCTGGAACTGCTCCAGAAAATGTGCGACGGCAAGGGTCAGCCTGGCGACATCGAAAAACTCGAGGAACTCTGTCACGAAGTGGCGAAGAACAGCCTGTGCGGTCTTGGACAGGGCGCGCCGAACCCCGTGTTGAGCACGCTCGCTCACTTCCGCCATGAATATGAAGCGCATGTATACGAGAAGCGCTGTCCCGCCAAAGTGTGCCGACCGCTGATTCGTTATGAGATCGAGGAGTCCTGCACAGGCTGTATGGTCTGCGCGCGGAACTGCCCCGTGGAAGCCATCAGCGGCGAGCGGCGGCAACAGCACGTCATCGACCAGAATATATGCATCCGTTGTGGAATTTGTATGCAGGTCTGCAATTTCAACTCGGTTGCCGTGGAATCATAG
- the fdhD gene encoding formate dehydrogenase accessory sulfurtransferase FdhD → MILPRKAIEYDRYEFKKWEHFDAETIVETPVSLTVNGQVWISFMCTPIHLEELAVGFLYNEGIIQSMNDVADVRLCEHGDNVDVWLEFAAEQPTNWRRTSGCTGGVTAVDLLAKPNVNFGENRLKVQPEAIMDMVEKLFESQELYRDTGGVHTSALSDGEKVVLAADDIGRHNTLDKIAGMCLMQNVFPEKRILITTGRISSEMLQKAAQLNAPILISRTSPSSLSIEMAQRYGITLIGYARKHRFNVYSNGERVGL, encoded by the coding sequence ATGATACTTCCACGAAAAGCGATTGAATACGACAGGTACGAATTCAAGAAATGGGAACATTTTGACGCCGAGACCATTGTAGAGACTCCCGTTTCATTAACGGTCAACGGGCAGGTGTGGATTTCGTTCATGTGCACGCCCATTCACCTCGAAGAACTGGCGGTGGGATTTTTATACAACGAAGGCATCATCCAGAGCATGAACGACGTGGCGGATGTCCGCTTGTGCGAGCATGGCGATAACGTGGATGTGTGGCTGGAATTCGCCGCGGAACAGCCAACCAACTGGCGCAGGACATCCGGCTGTACGGGCGGCGTGACGGCAGTTGACCTGCTCGCGAAGCCGAATGTCAATTTCGGAGAGAACAGGCTTAAGGTCCAGCCGGAAGCGATCATGGACATGGTCGAGAAATTGTTCGAATCGCAGGAACTGTATCGCGATACGGGCGGCGTCCACACCTCCGCTTTATCCGATGGCGAAAAAGTTGTATTGGCAGCGGACGACATCGGCAGGCACAACACGCTCGATAAGATCGCGGGCATGTGCTTGATGCAAAACGTATTCCCCGAAAAGCGTATCCTAATCACTACGGGGCGCATCAGTTCGGAGATGCTACAAAAGGCGGCGCAGCTCAACGCGCCGATCCTGATCTCGCGCACTTCCCCATCATCGCTTTCAATTGAAATGGCACAGCGATACGGCATTACATTGATCGGCTACGCCCGAAAGCACAGATTCAACGTGTATTCAAATGGAGAAAGGGTTGGGTTGTGA
- a CDS encoding zinc-binding dehydrogenase, translating into MKAIRFVGVNQPLQMQDVPIPEIGARDVLVRVKAAGICHSDAHYRAGVSPVHPVPLTLGHEVAGVVEKVGAQVTDLTVGDRVCLHYNISCGDCRHCAAGNDQFCETVTMIGHFTDGGYAEYIAIPARNCIPLPDEIPFEQGATLMCASATAFHALRKSRIQAGERAAIFGAGGLGQSAIQLAKAFGAREVYAVDINDEKLNLAEQYGAIPVNAKEADAVEEIRRLTNGKGVDVAIEMIGLPQTMRQAVQVTGILGRTVIVGLSDKPLEINTYTELIGREVELIGSNDHHLQELPPLVEMARGKVLDTSRIVSKTIPLDADQVNAALDALERFGGDVRTVIVPDLS; encoded by the coding sequence ATGAAAGCCATCCGCTTTGTCGGTGTCAATCAACCCTTGCAAATGCAGGATGTCCCCATTCCTGAGATCGGAGCACGGGATGTGCTGGTCAGGGTAAAAGCCGCGGGCATTTGCCACTCCGATGCACACTACCGCGCAGGGGTTTCGCCTGTCCACCCGGTGCCGTTGACATTGGGGCACGAAGTGGCGGGCGTGGTGGAAAAGGTCGGCGCGCAGGTCACGGATCTGACTGTCGGCGACCGTGTCTGCCTGCACTACAACATCTCGTGCGGCGATTGCCGTCATTGCGCCGCAGGCAACGACCAGTTCTGTGAAACCGTCACGATGATCGGTCACTTTACGGATGGCGGCTATGCGGAATATATCGCCATCCCCGCGCGGAATTGCATTCCCCTGCCGGATGAAATTCCCTTCGAGCAGGGCGCCACGCTGATGTGCGCCAGCGCCACCGCCTTCCATGCACTGCGCAAGAGCCGCATCCAAGCCGGGGAACGCGCTGCGATCTTCGGCGCAGGCGGACTTGGACAGTCCGCCATTCAACTGGCAAAAGCATTCGGCGCGCGCGAAGTCTATGCAGTGGACATCAATGATGAAAAACTGAACCTAGCAGAACAGTACGGCGCGATCCCGGTCAATGCAAAGGAAGCGGACGCGGTCGAAGAGATCCGGCGGCTCACCAACGGCAAAGGCGTGGATGTCGCCATTGAGATGATCGGGCTTCCGCAAACCATGCGGCAGGCGGTTCAGGTCACCGGCATACTGGGGCGCACGGTCATCGTTGGGCTTTCGGACAAGCCACTTGAGATCAACACCTACACCGAGTTGATCGGTCGCGAAGTGGAATTGATCGGTTCGAACGACCATCACTTGCAGGAACTCCCGCCGCTGGTGGAAATGGCGCGCGGAAAAGTATTGGACACGTCAAGAATCGTCAGCAAGACCATTCCGCTGGACGCAGACCAGGTCAACGCCGCGTTGGATGCGTTGGAAAGGTTTGGGGGCGATGTACGCACCGTGATCGTGCCAGATTTGAGTTGA
- a CDS encoding CBS domain-containing protein: MSHPPRPPTDQELYGRSGRPVTDKDAQEINRVEELSYDLKIREVMSKNPVTASPETSLAEVLELMRIRQVSGVPVLENEQLVGILSIEDVVRAMNRNDLTESVRQYMTRDVVSVASYESIVKAMQKFAESGVGRLPVVDEHNQLVGIITKGDITRGILIALQKDYKAEELRRYRASHLFEDIISDRTTLVLRYAIKQQDFTRGGNASSHIKRALLRLGADPQTARRCGIAAYEAEMNLIIHTTSGGILKLEVEPYRITISATDDGPGIADVEQVLQPGYSTATEKVREMGFGAGMGLINIQRCVDKMELESSLEKGTKLIMRIHVPEETLTGRAKGQPNEPSSDHRTTQSETTD; encoded by the coding sequence ATGTCCCATCCTCCTAGACCGCCCACCGACCAGGAGCTGTACGGACGAAGCGGGCGTCCTGTCACTGACAAAGATGCGCAGGAGATCAACCGCGTCGAGGAACTTTCGTATGACCTGAAGATCCGCGAGGTCATGTCGAAGAACCCCGTGACCGCCAGCCCGGAGACGTCGCTCGCCGAAGTGTTGGAACTGATGCGCATCCGTCAGGTCTCAGGCGTGCCCGTCCTGGAAAATGAACAACTGGTCGGCATCCTCAGCATCGAGGACGTGGTGCGCGCCATGAACCGCAACGACCTGACCGAATCCGTGCGGCAGTATATGACGCGGGATGTCGTCAGCGTCGCCAGTTATGAATCCATCGTCAAAGCCATGCAGAAGTTCGCCGAGAGCGGCGTGGGGCGGCTGCCCGTCGTGGACGAACACAACCAACTGGTGGGAATCATCACCAAAGGGGACATTACGCGGGGAATCCTGATCGCGCTCCAAAAGGATTACAAAGCCGAGGAACTGCGCCGTTACCGCGCCAGCCATCTCTTCGAAGACATCATATCCGACCGCACCACGCTCGTCCTGCGTTACGCCATCAAGCAGCAGGATTTCACGCGCGGCGGCAACGCCTCCAGCCACATTAAACGCGCGCTGCTCCGCCTCGGCGCGGACCCGCAGACTGCCCGCCGCTGCGGCATTGCCGCCTACGAAGCCGAAATGAATCTCATCATCCACACCACCAGCGGCGGGATCTTGAAACTGGAAGTGGAGCCGTACCGCATCACCATCTCCGCCACGGATGATGGTCCCGGCATCGCCGATGTGGAACAGGTGCTCCAGCCCGGCTATTCCACCGCGACCGAAAAGGTGCGCGAAATGGGGTTCGGCGCGGGCATGGGCTTGATCAACATCCAGCGCTGCGTGGACAAAATGGAACTTGAGTCAAGCCTCGAAAAAGGCACAAAGCTGATCATGCGCATCCACGTGCCGGAGGAAACGCTCACCGGACGAGCAAAAGGACAACCCAATGAACCTTCATCAGATCACCGAACAACTCAATCTGAAACTACTGACTGA
- a CDS encoding NAD(P)H-dependent oxidoreductase subunit E, translating into MVASPVESEVKEVVQQAIEKHGKSPDALIPVLSEINRALGYVPAEAIREVKRQIHNPAERTFAAESQLYGLVSFYDMLSTQPRGRHVIKFCENAPCHVVGGKAIWDALRETLQLKNGETTPDKKWTLVTTSCIGLCSVGPVLLVDDDMYGNVTVEQIPDILERYE; encoded by the coding sequence ATGGTCGCATCACCTGTTGAAAGCGAAGTAAAGGAAGTCGTCCAGCAGGCAATCGAAAAGCACGGGAAATCGCCGGATGCGTTGATCCCCGTCCTGAGTGAGATCAACCGCGCGCTCGGCTACGTGCCTGCGGAAGCCATACGGGAGGTAAAGCGTCAGATCCACAACCCAGCCGAAAGGACGTTTGCGGCGGAAAGTCAGTTGTATGGCTTGGTCAGTTTCTACGACATGCTCTCCACCCAGCCGCGCGGACGGCATGTCATCAAGTTCTGTGAGAATGCTCCCTGTCACGTCGTCGGCGGCAAGGCGATCTGGGATGCGCTGCGCGAAACCTTGCAGTTGAAAAACGGCGAAACCACGCCGGACAAGAAGTGGACGCTCGTTACAACATCCTGCATCGGTTTGTGCAGTGTCGGTCCCGTCCTGCTCGTGGATGACGACATGTACGGCAATGTCACTGTCGAGCAGATCCCGGACATTTTGGAACGGTATGAATAG